AGTTGGGTGACAGTGACGGTTCGGTAATCTCTCTTGTTCCCATTTACCCCAAGCATAATATGAAACTGTTCGATCTTACGTCGTTCCAAATGTTTGGAATAGTGTTTCTTAGGTGCGGGAATGATGAGTTCTGTAGGATTTTTACCCTTCGGATTTTCAAAAGAAAAATATTTGTTTGTGAGATCTAAAATTTTTTCCCAAGTAAAGTTTCCAGAAACTGAAATTACCATGTTTTTCGGGAAGTAGTGTTTCTGAAAAAAAGTGCGGATGGATTTTTCACTCACACCTGTAACTGATTTTTTGGTACCAATGATATCACGCCCGTAAGGTGACTTCCCAAAAATATTGCGAAAGTAATAATCATACACAAAATCATCTGGGGCATCTTCATAAGAACGCATCTCTTCCATAATGACACCCTTCTCTGTTTTGATGTCTTCCTTCCTAAAAAGGGGGCGAAATAACATATCAGAAAGAATATCAAAAGCAAGCTCCGCTTGGTCTTTGATGGCCACTACATAATATTGAGTGTATTCACGACCCGTGGATCCGTTCAAAATCCCACCCACGCGTTCAATGGATTCAGCGATTTCTTTACTGGTCCTACGCTCTGTATCTTTAAAGAGCATATGCTCTAAAAAGTGAAAGTAACCGTGTTCGGAATTAGTTTCGGCAAGACTGCCCTGTTTCAAAAAAACACCCACCCCCATAGAGGATGCGTGTTTCATCGGTTGGAAGAGAACCGTTAACCCATTGGGTAAAACGGTGCGTTTGCATTCGATAACGGATGCCATTTGGTTACTCCCCCCAAACAATTGTTTGGGGACTGTTTAGTTGTCTAGAAGAACATCCTTTCTGGAAAGGTCGATTTTTCCCATTTTATCAACGGAAATCACCTTCACTTGGATCTTGTCTCCTTCGGAAACAATGTCACGAACCGATTGCACTCGTTTCACATCTAGTTTAGAAATGTGACAGAGGCCTTCTTTTCCTGGCAAAATTTCGACAAAAGCACCAAAATCAGCAATTCGTTTGATGACACCATCGTAGATTTTACCTACTTCGATTTCTTCAAAGATTCCGTCGATCATGGCGATGGCTTTTTCTTTAGCTTCTTCACTTGGAGAGGCAATGGTTACCTTTCCTGTGTCATCCACAGAAATCTCCGATCCCGATTGTTCGATGATCGCACGGATCATTTTACCACCAGGACCAATGAGTTCGCCAATGCGATCTTTTGGAATTTGTTTCAGAGTGATACGTGGTGCATTTAAACTCAAATTGCCTTTGACTGAAGAAATCGCTTTGTTCATTTCACCGAGGATATGATCACGACCCACTTCTGCTTGTTCGATGGCTTTTTGGAGAACTTCCAAACCAAGTCCATTGACTTTTAAGTCCATTTGGAAGGCTGTGATTCCTTTTTTAGTTCCTGCGAGTTTGAAGTCCATATCACCGAAGTGGTCTTCGATTCCGGCGATGTCAGAAAGTACCGCAAACCGACCTTTTTCATCACTGAAAAGACCCATGGCAATCCCAGAAACGGCACCAGAAATCGGAACTCCTCCAGCCATAAGAGCTAAGGTTCCCGAACAAACGGAAGCCATAGAAGAAGAACCATTGGATTCTAAAATTTCAGAAACAATACGAATGACATAAGGAAAGTCTACTTGAGTTGGAAGGACTTTTTTAATCGCACGTTCTGCTAGGTTTCCGTGACCAATTTCACGACGACCAGGTCCAGAGTTACGTCTTACTTCCCCAACAGAGAATGCAGGGAAATTGTAGTGCAACATAAAGTTCTTTTCTTTCGAACCTTCCAAAGTTTCGTATCTTTGGTTGTCAGAAGTAGTTCCGAGAGTCACAACACCAAGGGATTGGGTTTGTCCTCTTGTAAACACTGCCGAACCATGAGGCCCAGGAAGGACATCAATCTCACAAGAAATTTGACGAATTTCATTGGTTTTACGACCGTCAAAACGAATTCCTTCGCCGAGCACCAGTTCGCGGACCACTTCGTATTCTAGTTCATGTAAATAATGTTTGATATCTTTTGATTTGTCTTCTGGAGCCAGTAGAGCTTTAAAATGTTCTACTGTTTCTTTATTGATGGCTTTGATGTCATCATTACGTTTTGCTTTATCAGAATTTTTATTAGCAGCTGTCAAACGGTCGAAAGCAAATTCACGAATTTTTTTATGGAGGTCTTTGTCAGGCGCTTTTAAAACGACTTCCTTTTTCACCGTTCCATTTTTCTTCGCTAATTCCTCTTGCATCGCAACAGCAACTTTTAGTTGTTCTTGTGCAAAACGGAGAGCCGCCATCATATCTTCTTTAGAGATTTCGCTTGCTTCCCCTTCAATCATTACGATAGCATCTTTAGTTCCAGCAACCACCAAATCCAAATCCGATCTAGTGATCTCTTCGTTGGTTGGGTTCAGAACAAATTCCCCTGCAATCCTTCCAATACGAGCACCCGCAATTGGACCTGCAAAAGGAATAGAAGAAACAGAAAGAGCCGCCGAAGCTGCGTTAATCGCATGTCCTTGGACAGAAACTTGTTTGTCTGCAGATAATACTTGTACGAGAAGTTGTACTTCAGAGAAGTATCCTTCTGGAAACATAGGGCGGATGGGACGATCTAAAATTCGGGAAAGTAATACTTCGTGTTCCGCAGGTTTTGCTTCTCGTTTGAAGTATCCACCAGGAAAACGACCTACCGAGTAGGCTTTCTCAGTGTATTCGCAAGTAAGTGGGAAAAAATCTTGTCCTTCTTTCGGTTCCTCAGCGGCACAAACAGTGGCGAGTAGAACCAAATTTCCGGTTTTGTATACAACCGACCCGTGAGCTTGTTTCGCCCACTTGCCGGTCTCAATGGTGATAGAGTCTCTACCCCAAGTACCAGTCAACTCTGTAGCCATAGGATTTATTTCCTAAGGCCGAGTTTTTCAATCAGCTTTTTATAACTTTCTAGGTTGGAACGTTTTAGGTATTCCAACAAACTCTTTCTCTGGTTCACCATTGCGATTAGTCCGCGGCGAGAGTGGAAGTCCTTCTTGTTAGCCTTGAAGTGGTCAGTAAGGTCTTTAATACGAGAGTCGAGAAGAGCGATTTGTACTTCTGCAGAACCTGTGTCGTTTGGCTTGCTACCGAAAGTAGCAATGATCTGCTGTTTTTGTTCTTTTGTGATCATACAGTGTCCAGATTTTAAGAAGGTCTCATTTAGAAAACATAATTTTTAAGGAAGGGTCAAAAAATACTTTTCTGTATCGGTAGGGAATGTGGTCCGGTTTTCCTTCGTAAGAACACCAAGCAAGGATGGTGGTTTCATCGGAATCCAGGATATAAAACCCATTTTCCTCTACCTTCGGGAGTTTGTCCCAAATGTATCCCCCGTGGACCACTGCCTTCTTTTCCGCCTCGTCGGCGATGCGAATGGGAAGTGGAAAAACTTCTTTCCAGGTTCGCATGTCCTCGTGGGTGATTTCTTCCAAGGGTTTGACCCCGTTCAAATCGAATTCGCCGATGGATTCGCGGACAAGTCGTCCGAGAGACATTGGTATCCCCCATTTTTCCGATAGATCCAAAACAATTTTACGGATGTACGTTCCGGAGCTTACATGGATCCGAAAGGAAAAACCTGAGTTTGTCCTTTGAATGTCTGCTACTTTGTAGATGGAAATGGCTCTTTCCTTTTCTTCCACAAGGGTCCCTTCTCGCACGAGATCCGATTGGCGTTTGCCACCCACTTTGAGGGCAGAAATTTTAGGGGCTTTTTGAGAAGTAAGTGCGGTGAGTTTTCCGAGTTCTTCCTCCAATCGTTCGATGGGGAATTCCGATGCAAAGCGAGGGGTAATGGTTTCTCTCTCGTCCACCTCTACGACTCCCTCAGGATCTCCAGAATCTGTCTTTAGGCCCACCACCACTTCAGCGTAATAGGTCTTATCTTTCCCGAGAAAGACTTGGGAGAAAGCGGTGTAGTCACCGCAAGGCAAAATGAGAAGGCCTTCGGCGAACCGGTCAAGGGTTCCCGTGTGGCCGACTGACTTTTGTTTTAAGATGCGTTTGGCTTTTAAAACTAAATCGGAACTAGTGATGCCAGGGGGTTTGTAGACAAATAAAAAACCGGAATGGTAGTAGGTTTTCGACATCGGATCATTCACCTATACAAAGTGATTTGGGAAAAAACTAAGATGATTTGGAATCAGAATCCGTTTGGGGATCATCTTCCGACTCACCATCATTTTCCTCATCTCTTCCTTCGCTCGTATCCTCAACCTCTTCTGATTCAGAATCCTCTTCACTTGCATGCAGTTCATCAAAGAGAGTTTTGGGGGCGGATTCATCGATAAGACGAATCACATCCAAACTTTTGATATAGTGATTGTCCCAGACAAAACTAAATTTGGGGTTGGTATGAAGGTGGAGGTTCTTTCCTACGAAAGAAGAGAGAAAGCCCGCACAAGAAACAAGTCCTTGTGTGAGTTTTTTTCTTTCGTTGTTATTACAAAGAGCCGTGAAGTAAATTTTTGCATACTTGAGATCTTCGCTGATCTCAATCCGATGGAAACTCGGTAAAAAGACCCGAGGGTCTTTTACCTTACCTTGCAAAATCGCAGTGGAGATTTGGCGAATGATCTCCGATTCGAGTTTTTTCATTCGAATAGGATTCATTTAGGCCGCCTTAAAGTTTACGAGCAATCTCGCGAATCTCGTATGCTTCGATCTCATCACCCACAACAAAGTCATTGAATCCATCAAGTAGGATACCGCACTCAAACCCAGTAAGAACATCTGCCACGTCATCTTTCATACGTTTGAGGTTTTTGATCTTACCTTCCCAAGTGATTTCACCAGTTTCGCTCGAGATGACTCGAACGTGCGATTGTTTGGTGACCTTACCGGATTTGACCATACAACCTGCAATGTTACCCACTTTGGAAATTTTGAATACGTCTCTGATTTCTACCTTACCAATTACGTTTTCAACTTTTTCTGGTTCGAGCATTCCTTCCATGGATGCTTTCACTTCGTTGACTACATCGTAAATGATACTGTAGTATTTGATTTCTACTTTTTCTTTCTCTGCGAGGGAAACCGTTTTTGGATTCGCACGTGTGTGGAAACCAATCACAATCGCATTGGATGCCGATGCCAAAATGATATCGGAATCCACAATCGCACCCGTTCCCGCATGGATTACGTTGAGGCGAACATCTGCCGTAGATAGTTTTTCTAGGGCTTCTTTCACCGCTTCCGTAGATCCTCGAACGTCCGCTTTGATGATGACTTTGAGTTCTTTCAGAGCACCTTGTTTGATGATCTCGCTCATGTTGTCTAGAGTGACACGGGTCGCAGCATTTTTCGACTGGCCTAGTCTTTCATACTCTTGACGGCTATGAGAGATGGTGCGTGCTTCTTTGTCATCGATCACCACATCAAAAGGAGCTCCTGCATCCGGCACTCCATCGAGTCCAGTCACAAGGGCTGGAAAAGAAGGACCTGCTTCGCGGATGGAATGACCAAGGTCATCATACATCGCTCTTACACGACCCGCATGGACTCCGGCAACAAAGGCATCACCCACTCGGAGTGTTCCGTTTTGGATGAGGACAGTTGCCACAGCACCACGACCTGGATCGAGTTTTGCTTCGACGATGGTTCCTTTGGCTTTTCGTTTTGGATTGGACTTGTGGTCGAGAAGTTCCGCTTGGATGGGGAGCATCTCGAGAAGTTTATCAATTCCAATATTATTTTTAGCAGAGATATCACAGAAGATGGTTGTTCCACCCCATTCTTCCGGCTGTAATCCGTAATTGGAAAGTTCTTGTCTCACCTTCTCCGGGTTAGCGGCAGGTAAATCAATTTTGTTTACTGCAACGATGATCGGTACTTCTGCTTCTTTGGCGTGGTTGATGGCTTCAATCGTTTGAGGCATCACCCCGTCATCGGCAGCAACAACAAGCACTACAATGTCAGTAACTGAGGCACCACGTGCTCTCATGGAAGTAAAGGCTTCGTGACCAGGAGTATCCAGGAAAGCTACCTTTCCACGATTGGTTTCTACCTGATAGGCACCAATGTGCTGAGTGATTCCACCAGATTCCCCTTCTGCCACTCGAGAGGAACGAATGGTATCCAAAAGTTTGGTTTTACCATGGTCCACGTGACCCATGATCGTTACTACTGGAGGACGAGTGATATAATCTTCCGGCGCATCCTTTTCTTCTTCGATGACGGTTTCGTCGTAAAGAGAAACAATCTTCACCTTACAGCCGTAATCGTCTGCAAGGATAGAGGCAGTTTCTGCATCGATCACATTATTGATCGTTACCATCATCCCCATTTTCATGAGTTTACTGATGACTTCGCCAGGTTTTAAATTCAGTTTTTTAGCGATTTCTCCCACTTGGATGTTTTCCAAAATGGAGATTTCTTTAGGGACAGCAGCAAGGGCCGCAGCCTGTGCCTTTTGTTTACGAAAGGATTGTTTGAAAAACTTAGTGTTTTCGTTTTCTTCCCTTCCGCCCTTCTCTTTATCAAAGACTCTCTTTTTCGCTCCGCCAGGGCCACCAGCTCCAGGAGGTCCACCCGGTGCTCCAAAAGGAGAATCTCCAGGGGGTCTTCCCGCACCAGGGCCACCTTGACCAATCGGTCTGGCTCCACGATTTCCTTGGTATCCGCCGGGACCACCTTGTCCGGGTCCACGATTTCCTTGGTATCCACCAGGGCCACCTTGTCCGGGTCCACGATTTCCTTGGTATCCACCAGGGCCACCTTGTCCGGGTCCACGATTTCCTTGGTATCCACCAGGGCCACCTTGTCCGGGTCCGCGATTTCCTTGGTATCCGCCGCCCTGTCCAGGACCACGGTTTCCTTGGTACCCAGTTCCTTGCCCTTCCGGTCTTTGCGGACGCGGAGTGGTAGGCCTAGATACAATCGGGTTACGATCTTCTTTTCTAAAATAACCTTGGTTTCCTCCACCACCTTGGCCTTGTTGGCCAGGCCCACCACCTTGACGGTAGTTCGGAGAAGAGGTGTCCCCAGAGAGAATGGATTCCGGTTTGCGGTCCATCGGAGGTCTCTCTCGTTCTGGTTGTTGCTCGGGCTTTCTGTCCGGACGAGACACAATGGGTGATGCTTGGGAAGGAGCTTGTGGACCGGAACCGAGTCCCTGTCTTTTGGCTTCCTCACGAATGAGTTCATTCAAATCCTTCTTTTTGTCCGAGGCTGGGGAAGAAGTTTTTACTACTTCTGCAGCTTGTTGGCCAGAATTGGATTCTTTTTTCTCATCTGCAGGTGCCGCTTTTTTCTTGATGACAAGCTTTTTCTTGGTTTTGTCACCACTGGCTCCCTGCTGGAGGGTTTCTTTAATCGATTTTTGCTCTTCCATATTATGCCTTAAAACTTAACCCTCTTCTACCCATTCGATAGATTCACGAAGCAGACGTAAAATTTGTTCTGCTGTGGTTTTCCCGATTCCGGAAATTTTCGAAAGTTCCTCTTGGCTGAACTCGAGAAGGGTTTCCACGTTTTTGATCCCGCCGGCTTCGAGAAGACCAACGATCCTTGGAGTAAGACCAGGAACTTCGGAAAGCGGAGTGAATCCGGAATCCTCTTCTTCTTCGTCCCCACCTTCATTGTATTGGTCTTCTGATTCTTCCATTGCTTCTTGTTGGGCATTGAAGAGTCGATCCAGTTTTTCGCGAGCTTCCGGCGAAGCCAGTTCCTGGTTGTATTGGGATACAGTTTTGATGTCGATTTTGAAACCGGAAAGTTGGGAAACTAGTTTGACGTTAGATCCGTTGATTCCGATGGCAAGAGAAAGAGATTCATCCGGAACGATGACAAGGGCATCTCCCCTCTTTCTATCCACATGCACTTCTACTGGTTTGGCAGGAGAAATGGCATTGGCGATAAAAATACTTGGTTCGTCTGAATGGAGAACAATGTCGATTCTTTCGTTTCCGAGTTCTCTTACGATGGCTTGGATCCGAACCCCTTTCATTCCCACGCAAGCCCCTACAGGATCCACATCAGACTTACTAGTGGTAACTACCACCTTAGTTCTGTAAGATGGAATACGAGCGACATCGCGAATTTCCACAATCCCATCATACACTTCAGGAATTTCCATCTCGAAGAGTTTTTTCACAAAGTCACCCGATGCACGAGAGAGTGTGATGACAGGCATTGGTTCGCGGGGACGAAGTTCCACACGAGAAATGATTGCTTTCATCCGATCCCCTTGGCGGTATTTTTCGCCAGGGTTTTGGTCTTTTTTAAGCATGATTCCTTCGACCTTACCGAGATCGATGGACATGATGTCTTTTTTCCATCGTTGGAAGTACCCGTGAGTGAGTTCTCCTTCTTTGGATTTATACTCTTGGTAAAGTAATTCCTTTTCCATATCACGCAAACGTTGGAAAACCATTTGTTTGGCTTGGCTGGAAAGAACCCGAGAGAGGTCTTGTGGTTTTTCAAACACACGCATTTGGGTTCCCACTTGTGCTGCGGGATCCAATTTAGTTGCCTCTTCCAGAGAGATCTCTAGAGGGTTTGTTGTTTTATCTTCTACCACGTCTCGAAGGACAGAGATGATGATTTCGTTTTTGTTGTCGGAACCGAAGTCTACTTGGCAACGGTCATCTGTCTCCGCTTCCAGACCGACTTTTTTGCGATAGGCGGCGAGAAGTGAGTCTCGGATGACACCGAGTACGAGTTCTCTATCAAGAGATTTGTCCTGACAGAATTGTTGGATGGCTTCGAATAGCCCAGTTTCTTTCGTTGCTTGTTTTGTCGCCATAGTCTTAAATTTCTAAATACAAATTTCCCTTTCGTATTTCTGCGATGGGCATAGATACCGATTTTTGGTTCTTTTTGTGTCGAGTTTTACGATCGTAAAGCGTAAGCTCAACTGAATCCCCCGAAACCGGTCCCAAACGATACAATCGTTTGTCCCATTTTCCTGCTTCCAGCGGTACTTCTAGTTTGACTAAAAGTCCTTGGAAACGACTTAAATCCTCCGGCAGACGCAAAACACGTTCTGCTCCCGCGGAGGAGACTTGGAGAGTGAAATCAAATTCCTCTCCCCATAAATCCAGCTCCTCTTTGAGTCCCCTAGAAACATTTTCACAGTCTTCCAAACTAGCGGAGCCAGTTTTGTCTGTGAGATGATCAAGTTCTATCTCAATGAGGGCGTGGTTCTTCCGATTCTGTACTTGGAGCGAAAAAAGCGCTAGAGGTGGAGCGAGAACGCGTAAAATAAGTTCTCTGATGTTTTCCTCGGTATATACCAAACCATTTCCAAAAGATTCCAAAAGGAATCCGTATAAGAGACCCAGCTCATGCTAAAATTTAACATGTCTACTGTCAAGCTAGGAAAAGCGAGTTGTCCTGTAAATAAAAAATTAGGGAATGGATGTTGCACCATGCGAACCCTTTATCTTTTCCTCACCCTCTTACTTTCCGTATCCTGCCTTCGCTTCCGAGTTGAGAACCTGAAAGAAGAAATCCTCTTTCGCATACCTCTTGGACAAACCAACGAGAGTTTTGAAGGTGTGGTGGTAAACCAAGTACTCACCAATGTCCCACTGACCATTCCCAACTCTTCCAATATTAGCGCAGTGGCGGACAATAAACAAGCCGTAATCAAACTTTTTGACAGAAATGGGAGACTTGACGCCACTCTAGGCAACCCAGATTTTAAATCCATTTCCGGAATTCCGCACTACCCCTTTCGATTTGGTGGAATTGGAATTGTGGCCATGAACGAAGATGGGGATCTCATTGTTCAAAACAGAATTTCTACCAAGGGAATGGAACTTCCCCAAGGCCAAGAAAACTTATACAAAACCTACAGTGGTGCTTTTTCCACCCAAGGGGCGACAGTCCTACCTTCCTTCCTCGTACAAATTTCCCAAAAAGGTGTCGTAAAGTTTATGTTAGGGGCTTCTGGAAAAAACTCAGAACCTTTTCGTTACATTGAATTCATTTTGCCAGGAGATGGAGAAAAGTTATTTGTTTACCACCGCATTGCAGAAGAAATGCGACTTTCGTATTTTGAAGAAGGGGAACTGAAAGGAAACCTAAAAGAGTCGGGTCTCGATGTATTTGCTAGTAATGATGCCAAAGAATATGACATCACTCTCGATAAACTCCTACCTCATCCAGAAGGAGAGTATGTATTAGGTTCTTTTAGTTATTATTCCAAAAAGGACAAACGATTTAAGTTTCGCAGAATCTTTCGTTTTGTTTTTGATTCCAAACAGTCAGAATTTTTAAAAGAAATCCAAGATCCATCAGAGATTTTATTTTCCATTCGCAACAATGGAGAATTTTATATTTGGGAAACAGAAGACGGTGGAAACTCCGCAAGACTCCAAGTCCATGACAAAGAAGGAAACCATATCAACAACAAACGGATTCCTTTTTCCAGTCCGAGAGGACAGTGGAGAGAAACGTATACGGATGCTTTTGACAATATCTATTCGGTTCGGATTCGTGCGGGCGCGCTTGAAGTGTATCGTTGGATTTAATGAAACAAAAACCCTTATTCACAAACAAAGAATCTAAGGCCTTAGATTCTCTCGCAACAAAGGAATTAGGGTTTCATGAACAAACCTTAATGGGAATGGCTGCCCTTTCTGTTTTTCATGCCAACGAAGACTTGTGGAAAACTGCAGAGTCGATTTGGATTCTTTCTGGAAGCGGAGGAAATGGTGGGGATGGTTATGCTTTGGCCCATACTCTCTTCCAAGAAGGTTATTCCGTTCGGTGTTTTGCTACCTCCCCTAACAAAAACGAGGCGGGAAAATTTTACGAAGCGCTGGTTTCGAAAACAATCGGTGCCATTGGTAGTGTAGATGATTTTTACGAAACATGGGA
Above is a window of Leptospira wolbachii serovar Codice str. CDC DNA encoding:
- the pnp gene encoding polyribonucleotide nucleotidyltransferase → MATELTGTWGRDSITIETGKWAKQAHGSVVYKTGNLVLLATVCAAEEPKEGQDFFPLTCEYTEKAYSVGRFPGGYFKREAKPAEHEVLLSRILDRPIRPMFPEGYFSEVQLLVQVLSADKQVSVQGHAINAASAALSVSSIPFAGPIAGARIGRIAGEFVLNPTNEEITRSDLDLVVAGTKDAIVMIEGEASEISKEDMMAALRFAQEQLKVAVAMQEELAKKNGTVKKEVVLKAPDKDLHKKIREFAFDRLTAANKNSDKAKRNDDIKAINKETVEHFKALLAPEDKSKDIKHYLHELEYEVVRELVLGEGIRFDGRKTNEIRQISCEIDVLPGPHGSAVFTRGQTQSLGVVTLGTTSDNQRYETLEGSKEKNFMLHYNFPAFSVGEVRRNSGPGRREIGHGNLAERAIKKVLPTQVDFPYVIRIVSEILESNGSSSMASVCSGTLALMAGGVPISGAVSGIAMGLFSDEKGRFAVLSDIAGIEDHFGDMDFKLAGTKKGITAFQMDLKVNGLGLEVLQKAIEQAEVGRDHILGEMNKAISSVKGNLSLNAPRITLKQIPKDRIGELIGPGGKMIRAIIEQSGSEISVDDTGKVTIASPSEEAKEKAIAMIDGIFEEIEVGKIYDGVIKRIADFGAFVEILPGKEGLCHISKLDVKRVQSVRDIVSEGDKIQVKVISVDKMGKIDLSRKDVLLDN
- the nusA gene encoding transcription termination factor NusA — protein: MATKQATKETGLFEAIQQFCQDKSLDRELVLGVIRDSLLAAYRKKVGLEAETDDRCQVDFGSDNKNEIIISVLRDVVEDKTTNPLEISLEEATKLDPAAQVGTQMRVFEKPQDLSRVLSSQAKQMVFQRLRDMEKELLYQEYKSKEGELTHGYFQRWKKDIMSIDLGKVEGIMLKKDQNPGEKYRQGDRMKAIISRVELRPREPMPVITLSRASGDFVKKLFEMEIPEVYDGIVEIRDVARIPSYRTKVVVTTSKSDVDPVGACVGMKGVRIQAIVRELGNERIDIVLHSDEPSIFIANAISPAKPVEVHVDRKRGDALVIVPDESLSLAIGINGSNVKLVSQLSGFKIDIKTVSQYNQELASPEAREKLDRLFNAQQEAMEESEDQYNEGGDEEEEDSGFTPLSEVPGLTPRIVGLLEAGGIKNVETLLEFSQEELSKISGIGKTTAEQILRLLRESIEWVEEG
- a CDS encoding M16 family metallopeptidase, producing MASVIECKRTVLPNGLTVLFQPMKHASSMGVGVFLKQGSLAETNSEHGYFHFLEHMLFKDTERRTSKEIAESIERVGGILNGSTGREYTQYYVVAIKDQAELAFDILSDMLFRPLFRKEDIKTEKGVIMEEMRSYEDAPDDFVYDYYFRNIFGKSPYGRDIIGTKKSVTGVSEKSIRTFFQKHYFPKNMVISVSGNFTWEKILDLTNKYFSFENPKGKNPTELIIPAPKKHYSKHLERRKIEQFHIMLGVNGNKRDYRTVTVTQLISTILGGGMASRLFQNIREKEGLCYSIYSFPSYYKTTGLFSISSATSKEKAARCVELILKELESISKNGFSKSELADAKSNQMGSIAIGYELPENRMNNIGLQEIYYGKYFSLEDRMKSIKSVTLEEINETAKQLFDLKKVHLSCVGDMSETQFSKIPVQFGV
- the infB gene encoding translation initiation factor IF-2, whose amino-acid sequence is MEEQKSIKETLQQGASGDKTKKKLVIKKKAAPADEKKESNSGQQAAEVVKTSSPASDKKKDLNELIREEAKRQGLGSGPQAPSQASPIVSRPDRKPEQQPERERPPMDRKPESILSGDTSSPNYRQGGGPGQQGQGGGGNQGYFRKEDRNPIVSRPTTPRPQRPEGQGTGYQGNRGPGQGGGYQGNRGPGQGGPGGYQGNRGPGQGGPGGYQGNRGPGQGGPGGYQGNRGPGQGGPGGYQGNRGARPIGQGGPGAGRPPGDSPFGAPGGPPGAGGPGGAKKRVFDKEKGGREENENTKFFKQSFRKQKAQAAALAAVPKEISILENIQVGEIAKKLNLKPGEVISKLMKMGMMVTINNVIDAETASILADDYGCKVKIVSLYDETVIEEEKDAPEDYITRPPVVTIMGHVDHGKTKLLDTIRSSRVAEGESGGITQHIGAYQVETNRGKVAFLDTPGHEAFTSMRARGASVTDIVVLVVAADDGVMPQTIEAINHAKEAEVPIIVAVNKIDLPAANPEKVRQELSNYGLQPEEWGGTTIFCDISAKNNIGIDKLLEMLPIQAELLDHKSNPKRKAKGTIVEAKLDPGRGAVATVLIQNGTLRVGDAFVAGVHAGRVRAMYDDLGHSIREAGPSFPALVTGLDGVPDAGAPFDVVIDDKEARTISHSRQEYERLGQSKNAATRVTLDNMSEIIKQGALKELKVIIKADVRGSTEAVKEALEKLSTADVRLNVIHAGTGAIVDSDIILASASNAIVIGFHTRANPKTVSLAEKEKVEIKYYSIIYDVVNEVKASMEGMLEPEKVENVIGKVEIRDVFKISKVGNIAGCMVKSGKVTKQSHVRVISSETGEITWEGKIKNLKRMKDDVADVLTGFECGILLDGFNDFVVGDEIEAYEIREIARKL
- the rpsO gene encoding 30S ribosomal protein S15, whose translation is MITKEQKQQIIATFGSKPNDTGSAEVQIALLDSRIKDLTDHFKANKKDFHSRRGLIAMVNQRKSLLEYLKRSNLESYKKLIEKLGLRK
- a CDS encoding LIC_12708 family protein gives rise to the protein MRTLYLFLTLLLSVSCLRFRVENLKEEILFRIPLGQTNESFEGVVVNQVLTNVPLTIPNSSNISAVADNKQAVIKLFDRNGRLDATLGNPDFKSISGIPHYPFRFGGIGIVAMNEDGDLIVQNRISTKGMELPQGQENLYKTYSGAFSTQGATVLPSFLVQISQKGVVKFMLGASGKNSEPFRYIEFILPGDGEKLFVYHRIAEEMRLSYFEEGELKGNLKESGLDVFASNDAKEYDITLDKLLPHPEGEYVLGSFSYYSKKDKRFKFRRIFRFVFDSKQSEFLKEIQDPSEILFSIRNNGEFYIWETEDGGNSARLQVHDKEGNHINNKRIPFSSPRGQWRETYTDAFDNIYSVRIRAGALEVYRWI
- the truB gene encoding tRNA pseudouridine(55) synthase TruB, which encodes MSKTYYHSGFLFVYKPPGITSSDLVLKAKRILKQKSVGHTGTLDRFAEGLLILPCGDYTAFSQVFLGKDKTYYAEVVVGLKTDSGDPEGVVEVDERETITPRFASEFPIERLEEELGKLTALTSQKAPKISALKVGGKRQSDLVREGTLVEEKERAISIYKVADIQRTNSGFSFRIHVSSGTYIRKIVLDLSEKWGIPMSLGRLVRESIGEFDLNGVKPLEEITHEDMRTWKEVFPLPIRIADEAEKKAVVHGGYIWDKLPKVEENGFYILDSDETTILAWCSYEGKPDHIPYRYRKVFFDPSLKIMFSK
- the rbfA gene encoding 30S ribosome-binding factor RbfA; translation: MNPIRMKKLESEIIRQISTAILQGKVKDPRVFLPSFHRIEISEDLKYAKIYFTALCNNNERKKLTQGLVSCAGFLSSFVGKNLHLHTNPKFSFVWDNHYIKSLDVIRLIDESAPKTLFDELHASEEDSESEEVEDTSEGRDEENDGESEDDPQTDSDSKSS
- the rimP gene encoding ribosome maturation factor RimP, with amino-acid sequence MESFGNGLVYTEENIRELILRVLAPPLALFSLQVQNRKNHALIEIELDHLTDKTGSASLEDCENVSRGLKEELDLWGEEFDFTLQVSSAGAERVLRLPEDLSRFQGLLVKLEVPLEAGKWDKRLYRLGPVSGDSVELTLYDRKTRHKKNQKSVSMPIAEIRKGNLYLEI